Proteins from one Mus pahari chromosome 10, PAHARI_EIJ_v1.1, whole genome shotgun sequence genomic window:
- the Epm2aip1 gene encoding EPM2A-interacting protein 1: protein MWMTPKRIRMEVDEALVFRPEWTQRYLVVEPAEGDGALCLVCRRLVASTRERDVRRHYEAEHEFYERFVGDEERAALVERLRQGDMSLAAVLTPEERATRAGLGLCRFLALKGRGWGEGDFVHQCMEVLLREVLPDHVGVLEGIDLSPEITQQRILSIDSNLRSQLFNRARDFKAYSLALDDQAFVAYENYLLVFIRGVGRDLEVQEDLLTIINLTHHFSVGALMSAILEALQTAGLSLQRMVGLTTTHTLRMIGENSGLVSYMREKAVSPNCWNVIHYSGFLHLELLSSYDVDINQIVNTISEWVVMIKTRGVRRPEFQPLLTESESEHGERVNGRCLNNWLRRGKTLKLIFSLRKEIEAFLVSVGATTVHFSDKQWLCDFGFLVDIMDYLREISEELQISKVFAAAAFERICTFESKLSSLQRHMEEVNLTDFPAFSIIVDELKQQFKEDQKIFDPDRYQMVISRLQKDFERHFKDLRFIKKDLELFSNPFSFKPEYAPISVRVELTKLQANTDLWNEYRVKDLGQFYAGLSGEAYPIIKGVAYKVASLFDSNQICDKAFAYLTRNQHTLSQPLTDEHLQALFRVATTEMDPRWDDLVRERNDS, encoded by the coding sequence ATGTGGATGACGCCCAAGAGGATTAGGATGGAAGTCGACGAGGCTCTGGTGTTCCGGCCCGAGTGGACCCAGCGATACCTGGTGGTGGAGCCTGCGGAGGGTGACGGGGCCCTGTGCCTGGTGTGTCGCCGCCTGGTCGCCTCTACTCGGGAACGCGACGTGAGGCGCCACTACGAGGCCGAGCACGAATTCTACGAGCGGTTTGTAGGGGACGAGGAACGCGCGGCCCTGGTGGAACGTCTGCGGCAGGGTGACATGTCTTTGGCCGCCGTGCTCACTCCGGAGGAGAGAGCGACGCGGGCAGGCCTCGGCCTCTGCCGCTTCTTGGCCTTGAAGGGTCGCGGCTGGGGTGAGGGTGACTTCGTACATCAGTGCATGGAGGTGTTGCTGCGAGAGGTGCTGCCGGATCACGTCGGCGTCCTGGAAGGCATTGACTTGTCGCCGGAGATCACACAGCAGAGGATTCTGAGCATTGACAGCAACCTCCGCAGCCAGCTGTTTAACCGAGCCAGGGACTTTAAGGCCTATTCCCTTGCTTTGGATGACCAGGCGTTCGTGGCCTATGAGAACTACCTGCTGGTCTTCATCCGTGGAGTCGGCCGCGACCTGGAGGTGCAAGAAGATCTTCTGACGATTATCAACCTGACTCATCACTTCAGTGTTGGAGCTCTCATGTCGGCGATTCTGGAGGCCCTGCAGACAGCAGGGCTCAGCTTACAGCGAATGGTTGGACTGACCACGACCCACACTTTACGGATGATCGGCGAGAACTCCGGACTGGTCTCCTATATGAGAGAAAAGGCCGTGAGTCCCAACTGTTGGAACGTTATCCACTATTCGGGATTTCTTCACTTGGAACTGCTGAGTTCTTATGACGTTGATATTAATCAGATCGTAAATACCATATCTGAATGGGTAGTTATGATTAAGACCAGAGGCGTTAGGCGACCGGAGTTTCAGCCTCTACTAACTGAGTCTGAATCAGAGCATGGTGAAAGAGTTAACGGACGGTGTTTGAACAACTGGCTGAGAAGAGGCAAAACGTTAAAACTGATATTTTCACTAAGAAAAGAAATCGAGGCGTTCTTGGTCTCGGTGGGGGCAACAACAGTTCATTTCTCAGACAAGCAGTGGCTTTGTGATTTTGGTTTCTTGGTAGATATTATGGATTATCTTCGAGAGATCAGTGAAGAGCTGCAGATCAGTAAAGTCTTTGCTGCCGCTGCCTTTGAACGCATCTGCACCTTTGAGAGTAAGCTGAGTTCACTTCAGAGACATATGGAGGAGGTAAATCTAACAGACTTTCCTGCCTTCAGCATAATCGTTGATGAACTCAAACAGCAGTTTAAGGAGGATCAAAAAATATTTGATCCTGACAGGTATCAAATGGTGATCTCCCGCCTACAAAAAGATTTCGAGAGACATTTCAAGGACCTCAGGTTCATTAAAAAGGACTTAGAACTTTTCTCAAATCCATTTAGCTTTAAACCAGAATATGCGCCTATTTCCGTAAGAGTGGAGCTAACAAAACTTCAGGCCAACACTGACCTGTGGAATGAGTACAGAGTCAAAGACTTGGGACAGTTTTATGCTGGACTGTCTGGTGAAGCTTACCCAATTATCAAAGGGGTGGCCTATAAGGTGGCATCCTTATTTGATAGTAACCAGATCTGTGATAAGGCTTTTGCATATTTAACTCGAAACCAGCACACATTGAGCCAGCCACTGACAGATGAGCATCTCCAAGCACTGTTTCGAGTTGCCACAACTGAAATGGATCCTCGTTGGGATGATCTtgtgagagaaagaaatgattcGTAA